In Elaeis guineensis isolate ETL-2024a chromosome 1, EG11, whole genome shotgun sequence, a genomic segment contains:
- the LOC105039429 gene encoding cinnamoyl-CoA reductase 1-like, protein MEKFGEKRRVCVTGAGGFVASWLVKALLNNKGFIVHGTVRDPSDEKNAHLKKLENAPENLQLFKADLLDYNAVGSAIAGCEGVFHVASPVPAIEVPNPEVEVIVPAVTGTLNVLKACCEAKVKRVVVVSSVAAVTRIPNWPKDKVKDESCWSDKEYCRTTENWYCLSKTLAESEALEYAEKHGLNVVTVCPCLVIGPLLQPTVNSSSLFLINLLKGVHESVENKRWSFVDVRDVVDALLLVYEKPEASGRYICASHRVKFRDLVDMLKSMYPNYNYPKTFVEVDEGSLLSSEKLKMLGWECRRLEESLIDSVECYRDAGLLSKD, encoded by the exons ATGGAGAagtttggagagaagaggagggtATGCGTGACCGGAGCGGGAGGGTTCGTAGCCTCATGGCTGGTGAAGGCACTTCTCAACAACAAGGGCTTCATTGTCCACGGAACCGTTAGAGATCCAA GTGATGAAAAGAATGCTCATTTGAAGAAGTTGGAGAATGCACCTGAAAACTTGCAACTCTTTAAGGCAGATTTGCTTGACTACAATGCTGTAGGATCAGCTATTGCTGGATGTGAAGGAGTATTCCATGTTGCTAGTCCTGTTCCTGCAATCGAAGTGCCCAACCCAGAG GTAGAAGTAATTGTTCCAGCTGTAACAGGCACTCTAAATGTGCTCAAGGCATGCTGTGAGGCAAAAGTTAAACGAGTGGTTGTGGTGTCATCAGTTGCTGCTGTTACGAGGATTCCAAATTGGCCTAAGGACAAAGTGAAGGATGAGAGTTGCTGGTCAGACAAGGAGTACTGCAGAACAACAGAG AACTGGTATTGCCTTTCAAAAACGCTAGCAGAGAGTGAGGCACTGGAATACGCGGAGAAACATGGACTTAATGTTGTAACTGTCTGCCCATGTTTGGTTATTGGACCATTGCTGCAACCCACTGTGAATTCTAGCAGCTTGTTTCTCATCAATCTTTTGAAAG GAGTTCATGAGTCTGTGGAGAACAAACGCTGGAGCTTTGTGGATGTCAGAGATGTAGTTGATGCACTGCTTCTGGTATATGAGAAGCCAGAAGCATCGGGACGCTACATTTGTGCATCTCACAGGGTGAAATTTCGTGACCTGGTGGACATGCTTAAGAGCATGTATCCCAATTATAATTACCCTAAAAC TTTTGTTGAGGTAGATGAAGGTAGCCTGCTGAGTTCAGAAAAATTAAAGATGTTGGGATGGGAATGCAGGAGGCTTGAGGAGAGCCTTATCGATAGTGTTGAATGTTATCGAGATGCTGGTCTCTTGAGCAAAGATTGA